From Aspergillus chevalieri M1 DNA, chromosome 4, nearly complete sequence, a single genomic window includes:
- a CDS encoding uncharacterized protein (TransMembrane:2 (o24-44i65-82o);~antiSMASH:Cluster_4.1) has translation MTKEVKSAGRAYENVHRYPACSRVFYYVRWILIMLAVGSIALPVEHYVKCRYYQKNEKAACRGESNSVMIVLGCAFLVWWPIERAMFYLARQYVRNPTQ, from the exons ATGACGAAAGAAGTCAAGTCCGCGGGTCGCGCCTATGAAAATGTCCACCGTTATCCTGCCTGTTCGCGTGTTTTCTACTATGTACGCTGGATTCTGATCAT GCTGGCTGTTGGCAGCATTGCACTGCCCGTGGAACACTACGTCAAATGCCGCTATTATCAAAAGAACGAGAAAGCAGCGTGCCGGGGGGAGTCGAACTCTGTCATGATTGTTCTGGGCTGTGCCTTTCTGGTTTGGTGGCCCATTGAGCGGGCCATGTTTTACTTGGCCCGTCAATATGTCCGGAATCCCACCCAGTGA
- a CDS encoding uncharacterized protein (COG:S;~EggNog:ENOG410Q1H0;~SECRETED:SignalP(1-19);~antiSMASH:Cluster_4.1) — MKFIPVAVGLLYLIQLGLSAPLNNEDPLGALAQHGDTPGIQSLDPRSTNEAHGALTQLEARAPRCINRAIELLNLRDSSAVLSYVTLSGLMAHSICEHYHDEECAYWVKLVTGAINFVFAVSRRGARTQGAVGESPDNEVSSFARRALLAESYADAVAQAFSELGMEYNGIEDVDILSLSHTKRDAIEPDLTRRLIVRGIKADSFTHDIAFNQYSNGGHVLHLGGLNESLQANPSSEIAKRTSFGQEGLKVSAFVEAPSTLNIADSNEVANAIGEDWVHRAAYNDISEYIGYVMGGSKINFIYRIIPKVQGFGLNYEDVGVCGAVGPPK, encoded by the exons ATGAAGTTCATTCCCGTTGCCGTTGGGCTTCTTTATTTGATCCAGTTGGGTCTGAGTGCTCCTCTCAACAATGAAGACCCCTTAGGTGCCCTTGCCCAGCATGGGGACACTCCTGGAATCCAATCACTGGACCCTCGGAGCACAAACGAAGCCCATGGTGCTCTGACGCAGTTGGAAGCCCGTGCTCCTCGGTGTATAAACCGTGCTATAGAACTTCTCAACTTGCGTGACTCGTCTGCTGT CTTATCATACGTGACTCTGAGTGGCTTGATGGCGCATTCTATATGCGAACACTACCATGACGAAGAATGTGCCTACTGGGTCAAACTCGTAACCGGCGCCATCAACTTCGTTTTCGCTGTTTCTCGAAGGGGGGCGCGAACTCAAGGAGCGGTTGGAGAGTCCCCGGATAATGAGGTGTCTAGCTTTGCTCGACGTGCCTTGCTAGCAGAAAGCTACGCAGACGCTGTTGCGCAGGCATTCTCTGAACTGGGAATGGAGTACAATGGCATTGAAGATGTGGACATCTTGTCCCTTTCCCACACCAAGCGCGATGCCATCGAGCCGGATCTGACCCGCCGTCTCATCGTTCGAGGCATCAAGGCGGACAGCTTCACCCATGATATCGCTTTCAACCAATATAGCAATGGCGGCCATGTACTCCACCTCGGTGGCCTCAACGAGTCTCTTCAGGCCAACCCTTCCTCAGAGATAGCTAAGCGTACCAGCTTCGGCCAAGAGGGGCTGAAGGTTTCTGCCTTTGTTGAAGCGCCTTCAACACTCAACATAGCGGATTCCAATGAGGTTGCCAATGCCATTGGTGAAGATTGGGTGCATCGAGCCGCCTACAACGATATTTCTGAATATATTGGGTACGTCATGGGCGGCAGCAAAATCAATTTTATTTATCGAATCATCCCCAAGGTCCAAGGCTTTGGTCTGAACTACGAGGATGTCGGGGTGTGTGGCGCTGTTGGTCCCCCGAAATAG
- a CDS encoding uncharacterized protein (COG:S;~EggNog:ENOG410PV0Z;~antiSMASH:Cluster_4.1), with protein sequence MADFLINYRPFKFTASAAISDGIRCSIDISFIHTSVSAELSTELTLWAPPETGRVHANLVTSFDINFGDSQAITDPITLMNFYEFVLQSSQKTPSALQICL encoded by the coding sequence ATGGCGGATTTCCTGATCAACTACAGACCATTCAAGTTCACAGCCAGCGCAGCCATCAGCGATGGTATCCGGTGCAGCATCGACATTTCATTCATCCACACAAGCGTCTCTGCAGAGCTTAGTACAGAATTGACCCTCTGGGCACCACCAGAGACTGGCCGTGTCCATGCCAATTTGGTCACCTCGTTCGATATCAATTTCGGAGACAGTCAGGCCATTACGGATCCCATCACACTCATGAACTTCTACGAATTTGTCCTTCAGTCGAGCCAGAAGACACCATCAGCTCTACAGATCTGCCTCTAA
- a CDS encoding putative NRPS-like protein biosynthetic cluster (COG:I;~EggNog:ENOG410QDSG;~InterPro:IPR000873,IPR009081,IPR036736,IPR029058, IPR001031,IPR000253,IPR042099,IPR020845;~PFAM:PF00501,PF00550,PF00975;~SMCOG1002:AMP-dependent synthetase and ligase;~antiSMASH:Cluster_4.1;~go_function: GO:0005515 - protein binding [Evidence IEA];~go_function: GO:0016788 - hydrolase activity, acting on ester bonds [Evidence IEA];~go_process: GO:0009058 - biosynthetic process [Evidence IEA]), which translates to MSIGNLQQLLEAVSAEEGSGNVIAYSQGNLGHLKVYSYKQVLEAAQKASWALRSRGETYRPGSVILLHFEAHWDAIVWFWATLFAGCIPCMSTALSNNSAIRLNHLEHLSKALINPSCLTTSTLLHEFADQEHINPIPIESLNAEKATSDELNNINRESKQTDVALLMLTSGSSGNSKAVCLTHHQIFTAIAGKYSVIELPEGTSFLNWIRLDHVAAIVEIHLQALFARKDQIHVQAPDFLADPLQYVNLIDKHRVSRTFAPNFFLAKLRAALQGLEAQNNPRNWDLSCLKYIASGGEANVVKTCDVVSQLLSQYGAPAHVIVPGFGMTETCAGSIFNTKCPTYDKERSLEFTSVGACMPGIKMRITEGSNNETVPAGVVGNLEISGPVVFKSYFNNPTATEESFSSDGWFKTGDKGSIDETGYLTLQGRAKEAMIINGVKYNPHEIETALDESKIPGLTPSFNCCFSYFPAGCETEEICVTFLPSFTPEDTVARVETVDAISKSVMMATGSKAQVLPLDRSQLQKSALGKLSRNKIKTAYQKGEYRTYEDINNETVSQYRAATRQNPQNELEQQLLDIFIRCLGLPENDFDIKTPVFNMGITSVELIKLKKNIEEHLDLTQEIPMITLMTNTTVHDLAKALYDLQAPHEYNPVVTLQSQGYKTPLWLIHPGVGEVLVFLNLAKFIVDRKVYALRARGFNESEQPFQSIPEVASTYHTAIKQKQPEGPYALAGYSYGSMLAFEVGKLLESNCDKVSFLGSFNLPPHIKTRMRQLDWKECLLHLSYFLDLMTEAHARKLAAELRGATREQAMAKVMEDADQDRLFELALSPEALNKWATLAFALQSMAVDYDPSGSIASMDVFYCIPLAVVASSKEQWRNEHLSKWVDFTRSEPRFHEVGGAHYTMLGPEHVFNFQKTLRAALDARGI; encoded by the coding sequence ATGTCGATTGGAAATCTTCAACAACTCTTGGAGGCAGTTAGCGCTGAGGAGGGCAGTGGCAATGTCATCGCATATTCTCAGGGAAACCTAGGCCACCTCAAGGTGTACTCGTACAAGCAGGTCCTCGAAGCTGCCCAGAAGGCCTCTTGGGCTCTTCGCTCGCGGGGTGAGACATACCGTCCTGGATCTGTCATTCTTCTCCATTTTGAGGCACACTGGGATGCCATTGTCTGGTTCTGGGCTACCCTCTTCGCTGGCTGTATTCCTTGCATGTCTACCGCTCTGTCGAACAACTCTGCCATTCGCCTGAACCACCTCGAACACCTCTCCAAAGCCCTCATCAACCCCAGCTGTCTGACCACGTCGACACTGTTGCACGAATTCGCCGACCAAGAACACATTAACCCCATTCCAATTGAGTCTCTCAATGCCGAGAAGGCCACCTCCGATGAGCTAAACAACATAAACCGCGAGTCCAAGCAGACCGACGTCGCCCTGCTGATGTTGACCTCCGGCAGCTCCGGCAACTCCAAGGCTGTCTGCCTCACCCACCACCAGATTTTCACAGCCATTGCTGGCAAATACTCAGTTATTGAACTGCCAGAAGGCACTTCCTTTCTGAACTGGATCCGCCTCGACCATGTTGCTGCCATTGTCGAGATCCACCTTCAGGCTCTCTTTGCCCGCAAGGACCAAATCCACGTCCAAGCCCCTGATTTCCTCGCTGACCCTCTCCAATATGTCAACCTCATCGACAAGCACCGTGTGTCTCGTACATTTGCCCCTAACTTCTTCCTTGCCAAGCTCCGTGCTGCCCTTCAGGGTCTGGAGGCGCAGAACAACCCTCGCAACTGGGACCTCAGCTGCCTGAAGTACATCGCCTCTGGAGGTGAGGCTAATGTCGTCAAGACCTGTGATGTCGTTTCGCAGCTCCTGTCCCAATACGGTGCCCCTGCCCATGTCATTGTTCCTGGTTTCGGTATGACTGAGACATGCGCTGGTTCCATCTTCAACACCAAGTGCCCGACATACGACAAGGAACGCTCTTTGGAGTTCACCTCTGTCGGTGCTTGCATGCCCGGTATCAAGATGAGAATCACCGAGGGATCCAACAATGAGACCGTCCCGGCTGGCGTTGTCGGCAACCTTGAGATCAGCGGCCCTGTCGTCTTCAAGAGCTATTTCAACAACCCCACTGCAACCGAGGAGTCCTTCTCCAGCGACGGCTGGTTCAAGACTGGAGACAAGGGCTCTATTGACGAGACCGGCTACCTCACTCTGCAGGGTCGTGCCAAAGAGGCCATGATTATTAATGGTGTCAAATACAACCCTCACGAGATTGAAACCGCCCTGGACGAATCGAAGATCCCTGGTCTGACCCCCAGCTTCAACTGCTGCTTCTCCTACTTCCCCGCTGGATGTGAGACTGAGGAGATCTGCGTCACCTTCTTGCCCAGCTTCACCCCTGAAGACACCGTCGCTCGTGTCGAGACTGTAGATGCCATTTCGAAGTCCGTCATGATGGCGACTGGATCCAAGGCTCAGGTCCTCCCTCTAGACCGATCTCAGCTGCAGAAGTCTGCCCTCGGTAAGCTGTCGCGTAACAAGATCAAGACTGCCTACCAGAAGGGCGAGTACAGGACTTACGAGGACATCAACAACGAGACTGTCTCGCAATACCGTGCTGCTACCCGCCAGAACCCCCAGAacgagttggagcagcagcttCTCGACATCTTCATTCGCTGCCTCGGACTGCCCGAGAACGACTTTGACATCAAAACCCCTGTCTTCAACATGGGAATCACCTCCGTCGAACTGATCAagctgaagaagaacatcGAGGAGCATCTCGACCTCACTCAGGAGATACCGATGATCACCCTCATGACAAACACCACCGTGCATGACCTCGCCAAGGCTCTGTATGACCTCCAGGCTCCTCATGAGTACAACCCCGTCGTGACCCTCCAGTCGCAGGGCTACAAGACTCCTCTATGGCTCATCCACCCCGGTGTCGGTGAAGTCCTTGTCTTCCTGAACCTGGCCAAGTTCATTGTCGACCGTAAGGTGTACGCTCTCCGTGCTCGTGGCTTCAACGAGAGCGAGCAGCCATTCCAGAGCATTCCCGAGGTTGCTTCCACATACCACACTGCTATCAAGCAGAAACAGCCCGAAGGACCATACGCCTTGGCCGGCTACTCGTACGGTTCCATGCTTGCCTTCGAGGTTGGCAAGCTTCTCGAGAGCAACTGCGACAAGGTCAGCTTCCTGGGCTCCTTCAACCTCCCCCCTCACATCAAGACCCGTATGCGTCAGCTCGACTGGAAAGAGTGTCTCCTCCACCTGTCCTACTTCCTGGACCTGATGACCGAGGCGCATGCTCGTAAGCTCGCCGCAGAGCTGCGAGGCGCAACCCGAGAACAGGCAATGGCTAAGGTCATGGAAGACGCCGACCAGGACCGTCTGTTCGAGCTTGCTCTTTCACCAGAGGCACTGAATAAATGGGCTACTCTCGCATTTGCCCTACAGAGCATGGCCGTCGATTATGACCCTTCTGGCTCCATTGCCAGCATGGATGTCTTCTACTGTATCCCGCTTGCAGTCGTTGCCTCCTCCAAGGAGCAATGGCGCAACGAGCACCTGAGTAAATGGGTGGACTTCACCCGCTCCGAGCCCCGCTTCCACGAGGTCGGCGGTGCTCACTACACCATGTTGGGACCTGAGCACGTCTTCAACTTCCAGAAGACTCTCCGTGCTGCTTTGGATGCCAGAGGCATCTAA
- a CDS encoding FAD-dependent oxidoreductase (COG:C;~EggNog:ENOG410PV1Z;~InterPro:IPR036188,IPR002938;~PFAM:PF01494;~SMCOG1087:hypothetical protein;~antiSMASH:Cluster_4.1;~go_function: GO:0071949 - FAD binding [Evidence IEA]), translated as MEGNKKVIIIGAGICGLATAIRLRDHNGLEPVIYEIRGRDAGTLGGSLGIPCNGLLLLNRLGLWDSVSVRGVDIAKTVLHSTSGGILKEVDVSTEPKEKTGFGYHRINRSKLMDCLMEGVERSQISIHWEKRLVSINDNADSITVNFSDGTSETASLLLGCDGIHSTVRTLHVDPGFKPEYSGISAVSSIVDVPNPNDKQPCLHSTLTPQGMLASAPCPNNQTFWFFSKQVPLPSQDSEDARYGWSLHRQKEMTEFRESLSTVLDGVHGDWGQHLRRLVDTSKDVHFYPHYRLPLGGKWFKPGTTRCLLLGDAAHAMQPHAGQGVSIVMEDVFLISGLLKKFENKEYDSLEAVFAKFDEIRRPRIDRISLTAQRNGAKRKNQNPWVVWAKEWVVWAMSYVSSVWGMSVSGVDHGDVIYDVEDELKNC; from the exons ATGGAGGGCAACAAGAAG GTCATCATCATTGGTGCGGGCATTTGTGGTCTGGCAACCGCCATCCGCCTTCGGGATCACAACGGCCTCGAACCCGTGATCTACGAAATCCGCGGCCGCGACGCCGGCACTCTGGGAGGTTCTCTGGGTATTCCATGCAATGGactccttctcctcaaccGTCTAGGTCTTTGGGACTCGGTCTCCGTGCGAGGAGTCGATATTGCCAAAACCGTCCTCCACTCCACCTCTGGCGGCATCCTCAAAGAAGTTGATGTCTCGACAGAACCAAAGGAGAAGACCGGATTCGGTTACCACCGCATCAACCGATCGAAGTTGATGGACTGTCTTATGGAGGGCGTGGAGAGATCCCAAATCTCCATCCACTGGGAAAAGCGACTTGTCTCTATTAACGACAACGCCGACTCTATCACCGTCAACTTCTCCGATGGCACATCTGAAACTGCTTCCCTCCTCCTCGGCTGTGATGGTATTCACTCCACCGTACGAACCCTTCACGTCGACCCGGGCTTCAAGCCAGAATACTCGGGCATCTCGGCCGTTTCCTCCATCGTCGACGTCCCGAATCCCAACGACAAACAACCATGTCTGCACTCGACACTCACCCCCCAGGGAATGCTGGCTAGCGCACCCTGCCCCAACAACCAGACCTTCTGGTTCTTCAGCAAACAGGTCCCTCTCCCATCGCAGGACTCGGAAGACGCCCGCTACGGATGGTCTCTCCACCGTCAAAAAGAAATGACGGAGTTCCGCGAATCACTCTCTACGGTCCTGGACGGTGTGCATGGCGACTGGGGACAACATCTCCGTCGGCTTGTGGATACTAGTAAGGACGTGCACTTTTACCCTCACTATCGTCTTCCCCTGGGTGGTAAGTGGTTCAAACCCGGTACTACCAGATGTTTACTTCTCGGTGACGCAGCACACGCCATGCAACCGCACGCCGGACAGGGTGTGTCGATCGTCATGGAAGACGTTTTCCTCATCTCTGGATTGTTGAAGAAATTTGAGAACAAGGAGTACGACTCCCTCGAGGCTGTCTTCGCGAAGTTCGATGAAATCCGTCGCCCTCGGATAGACAGAATCTCTCTGACAGCGCAGCGCAACGGTGCTAAGCGCAAGAATCAGAATCCCTGGGTCGTCTGGGCCAAGGAGTGGGTGGTTTGGGCTATGTCGTATGTGAGCAGTGTTTGGGGCATGTCTGTGTCGGGTGTTGATCATGGAGATGTGATTTATGACGTTGAGGATGAGTTGAAGAATTGTTAG
- a CDS encoding uncharacterized protein (COG:S;~EggNog:ENOG410PNHK;~InterPro:IPR041640,IPR002227,IPR008922;~PFAM:PF00264,PF18132;~antiSMASH:Cluster_4.1;~go_function: GO:0016491 - oxidoreductase activity [Evidence IEA]), giving the protein MVTKPPSYPIKGINTLDPQGRRPVRKNIDDWYKEQTMDDNSQRIQLTLFVEALAIVQALPFEDVRSWFRIAGIHSQPWVAWDNASAPKGPKEVPKDRVPGYCVHNDYTFPTWHRVYVTLLEQVLHEAMNEFIDKNVPDQWETEWRNEAKQWRLPYWDFARFANKPEVEVPEGAVGELRLPILLVKPNVEIRSVSKNKTTVETKTVANPFYKYTAPKVMGKLDSPYKIQTETRTKTDHNGKSTSWTIPWDKCISTTKYGLLEGYHVDIWADGGQNWLRSNLALNEHAWGPQPAKPQQTVQFMTWKLLQQNGGPTSWTAFSSTRYCRSHDEKPEYWLSLEMIHNNIHAFVGGSQFIRPDEKHMKLWGMGHMASPLVAAFDPIFFIYHCNIDRLTAIWQFLNPTKWFDGDSASALNNDLLPFSKNDKHETYKSEDVKDWRKLGYDYEILQDKNDHNQEHIKQVKKDIDTLYSKRTRALFPGLDKEERDESDYIITIYYNRYALNGEPYKINLFVGEKPEEDFIGPGSKNFVASIYSFSAPLPADGDGGCGNCKQQQKEGVRSVAQVPATFAVDKFANEDAGHPKDNVWFVVVDSLGQQVDLKRLGSPIEATLHRAEKATFLHEVDDNSPTDYEKIGDGKQVVYGEATTSFR; this is encoded by the exons ATGGTAACCAAACCTCCCTCGTACCCAATCAAGGGTATCAACACCCTCGATCCCCAAGGCCGCCGTCCTGTCCGCAAGAACATCGACGACTGGTACAAGGAGCAGACCATGGATGACAATTCACAGAGGATCCAGTTGACCCTCTTCGTCGAGGCTTTAGCCATTGTCCAGGCCCTGCCTTTTGAGGATGTACGCTCCTGGTTTCGCATTGCGGGcattcattctcaaccctGGGTGGCGTGGGACAATGCGAGTGCTCCCAAGGGGCCGAAAGAGGTCCCAAAAGATAGAGTGCCTGGATACTGTGTCCACAATGATTACACGTTTCCGACATGGCATCGGGTGTATGTGACTTTGCTTGAG CAAGTCCTCCACGAAGCGATGAATGAATTTATTGATAAGAACGTCCCAGATCAGTGGGAGACAGAGTGGCGAAATGAAGCCAAGCAGTGGCGTCTGCCGTACTGGGACTTTGCCAGATTCGCCAATAAGCCGGAGGTGGAAGTGCCTGAAGGAGCGGTTGGTGAACTCAGACTCCCCATCCTGCTTGTAAAGCCGAACGTCGAGATTCGTTCTGTTTCGAAGAACAAAACGACAGTCGAGACCAAAACTGTGGCAAATCCTTTCTACAAATACACCGCGCCCAAGGTGATGGGTAAACTGGACAGTCCATATAAGATCCAGACTGAGACACGCACAAAAACAGACCATAATGGAAAGTCAACATCATGGACCATTCCT TGGGACAAATGTATCTCAACCACCAAGTACGGCCTTCTAGAGGGTTATCACGTCGACATCTGGGCCGACGGAGGTCAGAACTGGCTTCGCTCTAACCTGGCACTGAATGAACATGCCTGGGGTCCTCAGCCAGCCAAGCCACAACAGACAGTGCAGTTCATGACTTGGAAGTTGTTGCAGCAGAATGGTGGTCCCACCAGCTGGACGGCTTTTTCCAGCACCCGATACTGCAGATCTCACGATGAAAAGCCGGAGTACTGGCTGTCTTTGGAAATGATCCATAACAACATCCAT GCCTTTGTTGGAGGATCGCAATTCATCCGTCCTGATGAGAAGCATATGAAGCTCTGGGGTATGGGACACATGGCCAGTCCTTTAGTTGCAGCTTTTGAtcccatcttcttcatctatCACTG CAACATCGACCGCCTGACAGCCATCTGGCAATTCTTGAATCCAACCAAGTGGTTTGACGGCGATAGTGCAAGCGCCCTTAACAACGATCTCCTGCCATTCTCCAAGAACGACAAACACGAGACTTACAAATCCGAAGATGTGAAGGACTGGCGCAAACTTGGATACGACTATGAGATTCTTCAGGATAAAAATGACCACAATCAAGAACACATCAAGCAGGTCAAAAAGGACATTGATACTCTCTACTCGAAGCGGACTAGGGCCCTGTTCCCTGGCTTGGACAAGGAGGAAAGGGATGAAAGTGACTATATCATCACTATTTACTACAACCG CTACGCTCTGAATGGCGAGCCTTACAAGATCAACCTCTTTGTCGGTGAGAAACCGGAAGAAGACTTCATCGGCCCCGGAAGCAAGAACTTTGTCGCCAGTATCTACAGCTTCAGTGCTCCTTTACCTGCAGacggggatggtggatgcgGAAACTGCAAGCAACAACAGAAAGAGGGCGTCAGGTCTGTCGCGCAAGTTCCTGCCACGTTTGCCGTCGACAAATTTGCAAATGAAGATGCCGGTCACCCGAAAGACAACGTGTGGTTTGTGGTGGTCGACAGTCTGGGACAG CAAGTGGATCTCAAAAGACTTGGCTCCCCGATTGAGGCGACGCTGCATCGTGCTGAGAAGGCAACCTTCTTGCATGAGGTCGATGATAACAGCCCGACAGACTATGAGAAGATAGGAGATGGCAAGCAAGTCGTCTATGGTGAGGCTACAACCTCTTTCAGATAA
- a CDS encoding uncharacterized protein (COG:G;~EggNog:ENOG410PWM6;~InterPro:IPR020846,IPR011701,IPR036259;~PFAM:PF07690;~SMCOG1005:Drug resistance transporter, EmrB/QacA;~TransMembrane:12 (o42-68i80-99o111-130i137-158o198-221i242-264o276-299i311-333o345-368i380-397o403-425i531-550o);~antiSMASH:Cluster_4.1;~go_function: GO:0022857 - transmembrane transporter activity [Evidence IEA];~go_process: GO:0055085 - transmembrane transport [Evidence IEA]), producing the protein MSPTERGPDMPPDEGSPLLQSRGPTYSGTSDPPVKTKHPDLFIIYATFFGVFIASIDESLVLSTFSTIASQFHLLSQGSWLLVAYNFGYCISLPVYGALSDSYGRKNVLLVSYILFTLGCFACGASASLTQLVLARVLAGLSGAGMVTLVSIIIMDLVPPSEVAVYRSYENVINVIGRSVGAPLGGLLSDTIGWRWSFLGQIPLIIFCTLVAVYGLPASLNHTEDKNKQPSGKPRRSRLREIDFAGIITLSATIILLLFVLQTLGTREEDQLVPTWGLVVAFVVSFMVFVLAEVFYATRPLIPMHLLIRELGAYCLMQCLLFSGRTAFVSNVVPYFTRVEGESDFAASMMYVQVAAGVSLGGVVSGYVIKRMRRYKTMSIISLGITVLSFLLIFLTWRDGCNIWESFFLFVVGFAPGILFSTMFIGMSYSSPKECLSVCIGTYYLCQQLGTIIGPACGAALAQRLFKNNLVQHIVDIPDKKTIIKGILNDLRFAESLSEPLQQIVRSSYLKAFQFLPGKSICSLNRNCSNIVSVFALASSATVLPLLVFLKEERVD; encoded by the exons ATGTCTCCCACCGAGCGTGGCCCGGATATGCCACCAGATGAAGGATCGCCTCTCCTCCAGTCCCGTGGCCCGACTTATTCAGGGACCTCGGATCCACCGGTTAAGACAAAACACCCTGATCTCTTTATCATCTATGCGACATTCTTTG GTGTCTTTATTGCCAGTATTGATGAATCCCTCGTTCTGTCCACCTTCAGTACCATCGCGTCGCAGTTCCATCTCCTCTCCCAAGGTTCCTGGTTGCTCGTTGCGTATAACTTTGGATACTGTATTTCGCTGCCAGTG TACGGTGCTTTGAGTGATTCGTACGGGCGCAAAAATGTTCTACTCGTCTCGTATATCTTATTCACCCTGGGATGTTTTGCCTG CGGTGCAAGTGCCTCCCTGACACAGCTTGTTCTGGCCAGAGTCCTTGCTGGCCTGAGCGGTGCTGGAATGGTGACGCTCGTttctatcatcatcatgg ATCTAGTACCTCCCAGTGAAGTCGCAGTCTACCGAAGTTATGAAAATGTGATCAATGTCATCGGCCGCAGTGTTGGAGCGCCCCTCGGTGGTTTGCTCTCGGATACGATCGGCTGGAGATG GTCCTTCTTGGGCCAAATCCCCCTGATCATCTTCTGCACCCTCGTCGCCGTGTACGGACTGCCCGCTTCTCTCAACCACACAGAAGATAAAAATAAACAGCCTTCAGGCAAACCTCGCCGATCGCGCCTTCGGGAAATCGACTTTGCCGGAATCATCACGCTTTCTGCTACGATCATCCTCTTACTCTTCGTGCTTCAAACTTTGGGAACgagagaagaagaccaaCTGGTGCCAACATGGGGTCTGGTGGTTGCCTTTGTTGTTTCCTTCATGGTCTTTGTCCTGGCCGAAGTTTTCTACGCGACGAGACCTTTGATCCCGATGCACTTGTTGATCCGGGAGCTGGGGGCCTACTGCCTTATGCAGTGCCTGTTGTTCTCCGGTCGTACCGCC TTCGTCAGCAACGTTGTCCCCTATTTCACTCGTGTCGAAGGAGAGAGTGACTTTGCTGCCTCGATGATGTACGTGCAAGTCGCCGCTGGTGTGTCATTAGGAGGAGTTGTCTCTGGCTATGTCATTAAACG GATGAGACGATATAAGACTATGAGTATTATTTCTCTCGGTATCACAGTCTTGTCTTtccttctcatcttcctcacctGGCGTGATGGTTGTAACATTTGGGAATCCTTCTTCCTGTTTGTTGTCGGATTTGCACCTGGCATTCTCTTCTCAACCATGTTCATCGGCATGTCTTACAGCTCGCCAAAAGAATGCCTTTCGGTCTGCATCGGAACATATTATCTCTGTCAGCAGCTAGGAACGATTATCGGGCCCGCTTGTGGTGCCGCTCTGGCTCAGAGACTTTTCAAGAACAACCTTGTCCAACATATTGTGGATATTCCGGATAAGAAGACG ATCATAAAGGGCATCCTCAATGATCTCAGATTCGCCGAGTCGCTATCTGAGCCTTTACAGCAGATTGTCCGGTCGAGCTACCTGAAAGCTTTCCAGTTTTTGCCAGGCAAGTCTATCTGTTCTCTGAATAGAAACTGTTCTAACATTGTCTCAGTATTTGCATTGGCCTCTTCTGCGACTGTTTTGCCTTTGTTGGTATTCCTCAAGGAGGAGAGGGTGGATTAA